Genomic window (Chryseobacterium bernardetii):
TACTTCAGGAGGAGACTCTCCAGGTATGAATGCAGCATTAAGAGCGGTAGTAAGAACCGCTAATTACTATAATATTGAATGCTATGGGGTAAGGGAAGGCTACAATGGCCTTATCAGTAATGACTTCCTGAAAATGGGGGCCCGCTCCGTAAAAAATATAATCAACCAGGGTGGAACAATTCTAAAGTCTGCCAGATCTGCTGAGTTCAGAACCAAAGAAGGCCGTCAGAAAGCTTATGATAACTGCGTAAAGCTGGGTATCGACGGATTGGTATGTATTGGTGGAGACGGAACTTTTACCGGCGCCAAGATCTTCAATGAAGAATTTGGAATCAGAGTAATTGGTATTCCGGGAACTATCGATAATGATATTTTCGGGACAGACAATACCATCGGATACGACACTGCGCTGAATACTGCTATGGAAGCAATTGACAAAATCCGTGATACGGCAACTTCCCACAACAGAGTTTTCTTTGTAGAGGTGATGGGGCGTGATGCCGGTTTTATCGCTTTAAACAGTGGCCTGGCAACAGGGGCCCTGGATATCCTGATTCCTGAAAAGAAAGATAGCTTACAGGATCTTTTCACAAATTTCAGGAAAGCTGAAAAAACAGGTAAGGCATCCAGTATTGTAGTGGTAGCCGAAGGTGAAAAGTTGGGAAGTATTTATGATATTGCCAACAGTACAAAAGAGGAGTTTCCTGAATATGATATCCGTATTGCAGTTTTAGGACATATCCAGCGAGGCGGCTCTCCGAGTTGTGCAGACAGAGTGCTGGCCAGCAGACTTGGATATGGTGCTGTAGTAGGATTAATGGACGGACAGAGCAATGTAATGGCAGGAATGCGCTCCAACGATGTAGTATACACGCCTATTGAAGAAGCCATTAAAAAACATAACGAAATTAACAAGGACTTAATGTTGATTTCTGAAATTTTAGCAATCTAAATTATTTTTATTAATCTAATAAAACAAACTATTATGTCAACAATCAAAGTAGGTATCAACGGTTTTGGTAGAATTGGACGTCTTGTTTTCAGAGCAATGACTGAAAGAGATAACATTGAAGTTGTAGGAATCAATGACCTAATCAATGCAGAATACATGGCTTACATGTTAAAATATGACTCTGTACACGGTATTTTCCCAGGTGAAGTTTCTGTAGAAGGAAATGATCTTGTTGTAAACGGGAAAAAAATCAGAGTAACTGCTGAAAAAGATCCAAGCAACCTAAAATGGGATGAAATTGGTGCAGATTACGTAGTAGAATCTACAGGTTTATTCCTAGATAAAGAAAGTGCTGCAAAACACCTTACTGCTGGTGCTAAGAAAGTAATCCTTTCTGCTCCTTCTAAAGATGATACTCCAATGTTCGTAATGGGAGTAAACCACAAGGAACTTACTGATGATATCAAAATCTTATCAAACGCTTCTTGTACTACAAACTGTTTAGCTCCTTTAGCTAAAGTTATCCACGATAAATTTGGAATCGTAGAAGGTTTAATGACAACTGTACACGCTACAACAGCTACTCAGAAAACTGTTGACGGTCCTTCAATGAAAGACTGGAGAGGTGGTAGAGCTGCTCTAAACAACATCATTCCTTCTTCTACAGGTGCTGCTAAAGCAGTAGGAAAAGTAATTCCTTCATTAAACGGAAAATTAACAGGTATGTCTTTCAGAGTACCTACTGTAGACGTTTCTGTAGTTGACCTTACTGTAAGATTAGAAAAAGCTACTTCTTACGATGAGATCTGTGCTGCTATTAAAGAAGCTTCTGAAGGTGAATTGAAAGGTATCCTAGGATACACTGAAGATGCAGTAGTATCTCAGGATTTCGTAGGAGATAAGAGAACTTCTATCTTCGATAAAGATGCTGGTATCATGCTTTCTCCTAACTTCGTAAAACTTGTTTCTTGGTATGACAACGAAATGGGTTACTCTAACAAGTTAGTGGATATGCTTGTACACGCTGCTTCTTTATAATAAGTAGCGATAAGCAATGAGTAATATAAAACCTTCCCATCGGGAAGGTTTTTTTTATACAGGACAAACTGCTCCAATACCTCTCTGAAGAAAATACTTAATAATTATTTTTACTAAAGATTTAACGAAAACACCCAAAGGAATAATTTGTCCTATAGCTTCTAAAATAAAATCAATTATTTTACTAAAAACACTATCTTCCCTTACAAGGGAACAAAATATCTCTTTCAACTTCCTCCACAATCCCTGTAAATTAATACTTTCAACTGTTAATGTGGTAAAATGCATATTACTTATTAAAAATTCTTCTGCTTGCTCTTCTGTATATGAAATATAAAGTTGAGCTAATGCATTTTGGGCATCTTGTTCTGTAACCTCTCCTTCACCTAATCCTTCTGTAAGAATCTCATTTGAATAAATAGAGAGATCAACTAATTTCATATTTTCATTTTTTATTAACATAACTTAAAGTTTTAATGGTTATTACAAATTTTCAAAAACAATCAAAATGAAACAATTACCCTTTTGTGTGATTTATAGCTACAAATAGTATATCAATTAGACTGACAAATCTCACCACAAAACTTCAGCATAAAACTTGTACTTTTATAGATAAAGGAACGAATAATGATACAGCCACGGTTTAAAGATGCTCCACATTTCAGAAACTTTTGGGAAAACGGCAACGGAAAACAATTAATTGAGTTTTCAGATGCTGAAGTGAGTTTTAAAGATTTCGAAAAATATGCTCCTTTCTTTTACCATGTAGATGAAACCGGAGACGAAGTGGTAAAAGAAGTTTATTTCACTAAAAAATTTCATGAAGCATCAAGGGAAATTGAAGGCTATATCCGAAATGGGATTTCTGAAAATGATAACATTCCTGAAAGTGTAAAAAAAATGTTCACCCAAACCCAACAAGTCCCTGACTGGCTGGATTATAGTTTATTAAAAAGCGGCGCCGAACTCTGCATGAGAAGCAATCTTGATTCTTTAATTTCTTTAAGAGATTACTGTTTGATTGGAGGATATGATTATGCTTACCTCAACAAACCACTGATCGTTACAGAAGCTTTGAAAAAAGGTGCTGTAAAACGTCTTTCTGAAACCTTAGATTTCTGGGTGAATGTTACCCGTTACAATGCATTGGAGGTTCATGCTAAAGGATATGAATTTGCTATAAAGACCCGTTTGATTCATTCTTACGCAAGACTGTCGATCAAAAAGCATTACAGAGAATGGGATACCGAAAACTGGGGTGAACCCATTAATTCCTGGGATATGATGGCTACTTACATTGGTTTTAGTTTAGTTTTTCTTCACAGTCTTCAAAAACTGGGAAATACTTTTTCTATTGAAGAGGAACAGGGAATTTTTCACCTGTGGAAATATGTAGGATATCTTCTTGGCATCCCTCAACAGCTTCTTCCTGATGATAAAAAGCAAGCTACAGAATATTTTTATTTATGGACTTCCATTCAGCCGCCATCTGATAAAGATTCTGTTTTACTGGCCCATTCTTTATTGGATGAATCTCTGGAAAATCCAATTCTAAAATTTGAGTTTCAAAGAAAAAATCTGAGATATCTGCATATCTGCTGTACATGGTTTCTGCTGGACGATGAAGTCTGCAAAAGGCTTCAGATTCCGGAAGTTTCTAACAAGATGTTATTTCCAAAATCAAAAATACTTTTCAATAGGATTTATGATCGTCTTGTAAGCCGGGATTCCAGGATAAAGAGAGGAAATAAAGATCAGATGAAGGTATTGAAAGATTATCTGAATATTACTGAGAATTCAAATTTTCATTAAACCATCTTTTAAGGGAAAGGAAAGTTACATTTGTTCATCGCCCTTAAAATTATCCGAAGGAAATTTTCTGTTTCTGAAATTCCAGATCAGATACAGTAAAAACAAAATAAACCAGACACCAAGGACTGCACTGATGAAAAATCCTACGATAGAAGGATGAAGATAATTCGGTTTGTAAAACAGACGATCAAGGGTTGCAAATTTATCTTTTAACTCTTTTCTTTCATGAGTATTTCGTATCCCATTCAGAGGTTCCAGTTTGTGATCCCGGTAGTAAAAGACATCTTTAGTAAGGTCTTTAGGGACTATTTGCGATTCTATATTATATTTTTTTAAAAGTACATCCAATCTCTGAAATGAGCCAAGTAATGAGTCCTGACCATATTTGTAAAGCAAATTGTATCTTTTAACGGCATTTTGATACTGCTGTTTCTGTTCAGGGATTTTATGCAATGGGAAAAACAAAAACTTATTTTCAAGAAAAATACACATTTTCACGTCATATTGAGGATGTACCTCTTCTCCTTTGAATATAATTTCGGTACTGTCTGCTATCTCTTTTTTAGAAATAATCCTTTTTTCCAGTTCTTTATCATCAAGCCCAAGAAGATCAAGTACTAATTTCGTTTTTTTACTTATTTTTTTATGATCAGTGCTTAACATTTTTAATGTATCAATACTGTAATAAATGGATTCTGTTGAATAATATTCTTTATTACCCGGATCGTAGTAGAGTGTATCTTTCTGTTCAACCACTGGATAAGGTTTGGGATATAAAACATTTTCCGGATTAAACAGTTTCTCTGAACTGTAAGAAGTATAGTTATATAAAAAAGGCTGTAAGACATTCAACAACGTTTTATCTTTATTAAGATCCTTTTCAGGCAATTCAGTTCGTA
Coding sequences:
- a CDS encoding DUF3329 domain-containing protein gives rise to the protein MDRKLKLFLIKSFAVLAVIHLAYFIYGYIKFEGLKKINIYTEFYRFKFYDDVSISHFFISGLFLFFFIIFLLRNHSQKRNGLSKTLGIGFILLLVSFFSLTFFISYSFGLNAKLRTELPEKDLNKDKTLLNVLQPFLYNYTSYSSEKLFNPENVLYPKPYPVVEQKDTLYYDPGNKEYYSTESIYYSIDTLKMLSTDHKKISKKTKLVLDLLGLDDKELEKRIISKKEIADSTEIIFKGEEVHPQYDVKMCIFLENKFLFFPLHKIPEQKQQYQNAVKRYNLLYKYGQDSLLGSFQRLDVLLKKYNIESQIVPKDLTKDVFYYRDHKLEPLNGIRNTHERKELKDKFATLDRLFYKPNYLHPSIVGFFISAVLGVWFILFLLYLIWNFRNRKFPSDNFKGDEQM
- the gap gene encoding type I glyceraldehyde-3-phosphate dehydrogenase; protein product: MSTIKVGINGFGRIGRLVFRAMTERDNIEVVGINDLINAEYMAYMLKYDSVHGIFPGEVSVEGNDLVVNGKKIRVTAEKDPSNLKWDEIGADYVVESTGLFLDKESAAKHLTAGAKKVILSAPSKDDTPMFVMGVNHKELTDDIKILSNASCTTNCLAPLAKVIHDKFGIVEGLMTTVHATTATQKTVDGPSMKDWRGGRAALNNIIPSSTGAAKAVGKVIPSLNGKLTGMSFRVPTVDVSVVDLTVRLEKATSYDEICAAIKEASEGELKGILGYTEDAVVSQDFVGDKRTSIFDKDAGIMLSPNFVKLVSWYDNEMGYSNKLVDMLVHAASL
- the pfkA gene encoding 6-phosphofructokinase, which translates into the protein MKESAVKKIAVLTSGGDSPGMNAALRAVVRTANYYNIECYGVREGYNGLISNDFLKMGARSVKNIINQGGTILKSARSAEFRTKEGRQKAYDNCVKLGIDGLVCIGGDGTFTGAKIFNEEFGIRVIGIPGTIDNDIFGTDNTIGYDTALNTAMEAIDKIRDTATSHNRVFFVEVMGRDAGFIALNSGLATGALDILIPEKKDSLQDLFTNFRKAEKTGKASSIVVVAEGEKLGSIYDIANSTKEEFPEYDIRIAVLGHIQRGGSPSCADRVLASRLGYGAVVGLMDGQSNVMAGMRSNDVVYTPIEEAIKKHNEINKDLMLISEILAI
- a CDS encoding oxygenase MpaB family protein, translating into MIQPRFKDAPHFRNFWENGNGKQLIEFSDAEVSFKDFEKYAPFFYHVDETGDEVVKEVYFTKKFHEASREIEGYIRNGISENDNIPESVKKMFTQTQQVPDWLDYSLLKSGAELCMRSNLDSLISLRDYCLIGGYDYAYLNKPLIVTEALKKGAVKRLSETLDFWVNVTRYNALEVHAKGYEFAIKTRLIHSYARLSIKKHYREWDTENWGEPINSWDMMATYIGFSLVFLHSLQKLGNTFSIEEEQGIFHLWKYVGYLLGIPQQLLPDDKKQATEYFYLWTSIQPPSDKDSVLLAHSLLDESLENPILKFEFQRKNLRYLHICCTWFLLDDEVCKRLQIPEVSNKMLFPKSKILFNRIYDRLVSRDSRIKRGNKDQMKVLKDYLNITENSNFH